CCCCGGCCGCCCTCTGCCGGCGCCGCGCAAGGATCCCACGCTGCTCCATGCGCATGCCGCCATGGCCTCCATGCTGGAGCATGGCCTGGCGCCCAGCCCGGCCAATTACCTCGTCTGGTTCAGCTTCCACAGCGATTCGGCCCCCGGCCTGCGCGCCGAGGTCGAGCGCCGGCTCGCCGCCCAGCCCCGCGTCACGCAGGAGATGATGGAGGAGCTGCATCTGCAATTCTTCACGGCCGACCACGAGGCGCTCTCCCTGCGGGAGGTGGCGTCGCGGCTGGAGGTGGCGGTGCACGAGGCGATCGGCCTCGTGCAGGACACGCGGGAGGATGCGCTGCGCTATGGCGGCACCCTGGCCCAGGCCTCCGACCGCATGGGCGGCGAGCCGGAATCGCTCAACGCCCTGCTGCGCCGGCTGGCGGCCGAGACGCTCGAGGTCTCCCGCCGCAGCGAGGCGGCGGCCCGCAACCTGGCCGAGACCGCCCGCAAGACGCAGGAGTTGCGCCACGAGCTGGCCGAGGCGCGGCGCCTGGCCGGCACGGACCCGCTGACC
This region of Sediminicoccus rosea genomic DNA includes:
- a CDS encoding GGDEF domain-containing protein, producing MPSTATAPAPALAATSGTSPGRPLPAPRKDPTLLHAHAAMASMLEHGLAPSPANYLVWFSFHSDSAPGLRAEVERRLAAQPRVTQEMMEELHLQFFTADHEALSLREVASRLEVAVHEAIGLVQDTREDALRYGGTLAQASDRMGGEPESLNALLRRLAAETLEVSRRSEAAARNLAETARKTQELRHELAEARRLAGTDPLTGLANRRHFDQALREQLGERRSTALLMVDLDHFKAVNDTHGHPAGDQVLCRLADILAEAAPEGAVAARFGGEEFSLMLPCAMLREAMAVAEQIRGRIAQAAVQLPGGAQFISVTASLGVAMAQPGERPAQLIARADAALYEAKRGGRNRACSDPPSPSPKAESVWN